The bacterium DNA segment CAGGATCTGTACCCGTAAACTTTTCACCGGATAAACTTCTAAAAAATATCTTTTTTGTTTTATTGTCGAAAATGGTATTCCATATTTCCTCAGCTTTATTTTTTTTGGTTTGTGCTTGGTTAATATCATCAAAGTTTTTGAAATAGGTGGTTACTTTTAAGATAAGGTATGCATATAAGCTTGTTGTTGATAAGTGAGATAGTATGTTTTCAGTTGTGTGGTCATCATTAGGATTCATTACAGAATCCAATAAATCAAGGAAAACATGATCTGTTGTTTTATTGGATAAGTTTTGAAGGACATTGTTGTCCTTTATAGACCTATAGGTGTTTTTAAGTTTTTCAACAATTTTTCTATTAATACCGAGTAGTATTTCTTTGTTAAATAGCTTATTCGTGTCAACAATGTCGAGCAAATGTTGGTGTAAATGTGATAGCATCTCTTTAAAAAATAGTGTTATTTTTTTACCATTGATTTGTAAAAACGTGCTTCTGGAAAGAAAGTCTTCGTTTTCATCATATATACTTTTTAATAATCCATTTTGGAGAGATTGAAATGAGATTTTACCAGTTTGGTCAATAGTTTTGTCTACTGTAATCTCTTCAGGTGTTTCTATTCCATATATTTCCGGAAGTAAAAAGTATAATATGGCTAAGTTTTTCCATAAGGTTTCCAGTACTGGTATAGCGTCTGGTACAATATTGCTGTCGCCCATACTCTTTAATTCTGCAATTAGCTTTGCATCAAATATAAGGTCATATAAACCGTCAAAGTTAATGAACAGATTTTTGTAATAGGTTTCTTTTTCTTTCTGTATCTTTTTTAAATCATCATCAATTGTATACATTCGTAGCTGATGGTGTAAATCATTTATCTGGTCTGTAAATGCTTCAGTGTCTTCATCGGTAAGATTACTATTATCACTGTAAAAATCTTTCAGTGCTTTGATTTGGGAAAACAGATCTGTGCCACAGATTTTTTTTATTTCAGGTGTTATGGCATGATTAAAATGCATTTTAAATGATTTATCAATTTTTTCGTTTATCAGTTTTTCAAACTGGTCAAGGCTATAGTTGATATTTTTGAATAGGTCATTTGCTTGATTCATTGAATAGATCATATTATGCGCAGTGAATAAAACGAAAAATAATGATATCTGTTTCATGAAAATATCCGATAATAGAATAAAAATACTATATACGTCTAACTTAATTCAATTTGAAGTACATTGTCAATAAAATGATTCAAATATGAAAAATAGAAACAAGTAACTTGTTGAATTGAATTGGTCAAAATGAAAGCTGGGTGTTGGATTTTGAATTCCAACACCCAGCTTTCATTTGTTGTACATTTAAGAAACGAAGGCACCAATTATTCAGGGCTTACAGGAGTACTCTCTTGATCATCCTCCTCTATAATAGTTTCATCATCAAGATTTGTGACATATTCTTCTACAATACGCAATATCTCAACATCACGAAGTGTATATTTTTTCACTAACGCCTGTTTGATTTGTTCAAGCGCGGGTTTGTATTTTTGAAGAAGCTTTCTTATCTTTTCATAACATTCTTTTTTGATACCATATGCTTTTTCACTGAGTTTGCTAAATGTTTTATTTGGCAGTCGTTTTCGATCAATACCTTCGAATGCGATAGTTTCTGCTGTTTTATAGGCTTTATCACCGTCTTCTTTGTGACAAGAATAGGTACAGGCACCATATAAAACTTCTTCTGCAGCAAAACCAGCAAGCAAAATCTGTATCTCATTCATAGTTTCTTCATAGGTGTTAATGCTTGCAGTATCATGATCGAATTTTATGAATATCTGACCATAGACGATCTTATCGTCATTTGACATATCTTTTGCCTGCTTTTCCTTGTCCCAGATGTGTTCTGCTACATGTGTTTCTTCAAGTTTAACTTGAATAGGTCGAATGGTTACGCTATCTATTTTTCCGCGAGTTTCAAGTAACATATGTGCAAGTGCTCTGCCTGCAAAATAGGTCGCAAGTAGTTCCCGTTCTGTTTCTGACAGTGTTTTACGCTCAACAGGTAAAATATGACGAATTTCAGTATCAAAAACCTCATCAAGTAGATCTTGGCTGACTGCTTTGTTATGCATCCATGCTTTTACCGAAGCACCTTTTATGAATGCCTTAATCGCTTCAAAATGAAGTCCTTCTGTTTTGCAGGTGAGTCCTTCAATGTCAAACAGTTCTGGGTTGAGTCCAATGTTTAATAACTGTTGAATAATAAACTGTCGGCGATATTCAGCAGAAGGATATTCAAAGCGAATCTCTTTGCCAAATCGACCATACTGTTTGAGTGCAAAGTCCATGTTTTCAGGTCTATTGGTACAACCAATAATGATAACAAGTCTATTTGGATCGTTATCAAAAGAATTACCCATACCGGTTAAAAATGACATTAATGTTTTTTTGTCACCTACCCGTTGAAGGTCAAGTAAATCGATCTCATCAATCCAAAGTATAATCGGAGCTTGTGACTTTGCCCATGCAAGCAGATAATCAACACCCGCTTTTGCAAAGAAAAATGGAGGTATTTTTTGGAACTTGAACTCTTTTGTTCGGCCGAGTTCTCTCAATCGTTTATTGATCTCTCCACACAATGCTTCAACAATGTATGATTTTCCACTTCGTGTTGGACCAGTTAAAAGATAGCCACGTTCTGGAATTCTGCCTGAGCGAATAAAAATTTCAGAATTTTCAATAAACATTAGCAGGTATCGCAGTTCCTCTTTTACCTCTTCAAGACCAATAACGTCATCAAAGGTGATTTTTGGTTCAAAGTCAAAGGAGAGTGACTGTTGCAGGTGTGCGCCGCCACGCAAAAAGTTTGCTAGCTCATACCATTTTTCATAAAACATCATACTAAAAGAGCCTGGCATGCCATCACCCCAGGTATCTTTTATGGAATTTAATGCCCATCCACCAATCAGAGAGGTCAAACCATAGGTTCCCCGCAACAGCTGATCAATGGTGGTTACTAAGTTGGTAAAGAATGTGTAATTTCCACTGTTTGTAACAAGCTCCTGATGATCAACGTTGCCATGAAAGGTGTATGGTGTTGCCCAGCCGATCATGCTTGGTAACTTATGCAGCATACGCGTAAGAAGACTTGCTTGTGTTTGTAAATAATTTTGCCAGCATTGTTCAGCAATTTCATCTAAAAATGCTTTTTCTAATGGACTTAAGGACAAATAGGCTCCATCTTTATCTATTCTCATTGTATGAAACATGGATGAATCGAGACACCCAGATTGATTGGTCACATGACCAAGTACACCACTTGGCACCTTTGAGGAAGGGTCTAGATGACCGTCGAAAAGGTCTCTTCCGCCATTTTTTAGACGATATTTTTCTGCAATTTCTCTGCTTGCATCAGCGTTTCTATGATCCACCGTGCTCTTTTCATTTAAAAAATCTGCTTTTACCTTGTGTCTTACGGTGACCAAGTGAGCAGAGCCGACAATCCATACAAAAAGGCTTACGGCAGCTGAGATGAGAACACCATTTTTTGCAACTTTCAGGCCATGGTATTTTTGAAATGGGGCGATAATCTTTTTTTCAAAGGTACGGGTTGCAATGTTGTACCAGGTGAGGCTTGCGTATTCAACTTTTTCGTACAAAGAAGCAACTTTTTTGTGCATCTGAGCTGTCTTATTCTTAATTTCTTGCAGACTTGCACGCATGTTGATTTTTCTTTTCTGGAGAGCTTCAAAGTTAACTTTTTCGATTTTTTTAAATTTGCTGTTGATGACAGTTTCGAAATTTTTGCTTATTTCCTCGATAAAACTTATCAAAAGTAACGAAAATCTTTTAAGTTGTGCGATCTGTTTAGTTTTAATAAGCTCAGGTTGTTCATGTAATATTTTAAGGATTTGACTTCGGATGTCAGTTAACGTTCTGATCGATTCTTGCGTGAACTTTGTTTTGACTAGACCTTTATTGAATAAAATGACAATCTCTTCACAGATTCTGTCAAGTAACACGGCGCTGTTGAAATTTATTGAAAGCTGTTTCTGGTATTCAATAATATTTTTCTGTTCACTTTCATTAGTTATTTTATTTAA contains these protein-coding regions:
- a CDS encoding AAA family ATPase produces the protein MKKRIKNIFLSMVFSVPVLYGVVQKPGPNSMPQLPTVSPTLLNKITNESEQKNIIEYQKQLSINFNSAVLLDRICEEIVILFNKGLVKTKFTQESIRTLTDIRSQILKILHEQPELIKTKQIAQLKRFSLLLISFIEEISKNFETVINSKFKKIEKVNFEALQKRKINMRASLQEIKNKTAQMHKKVASLYEKVEYASLTWYNIATRTFEKKIIAPFQKYHGLKVAKNGVLISAAVSLFVWIVGSAHLVTVRHKVKADFLNEKSTVDHRNADASREIAEKYRLKNGGRDLFDGHLDPSSKVPSGVLGHVTNQSGCLDSSMFHTMRIDKDGAYLSLSPLEKAFLDEIAEQCWQNYLQTQASLLTRMLHKLPSMIGWATPYTFHGNVDHQELVTNSGNYTFFTNLVTTIDQLLRGTYGLTSLIGGWALNSIKDTWGDGMPGSFSMMFYEKWYELANFLRGGAHLQQSLSFDFEPKITFDDVIGLEEVKEELRYLLMFIENSEIFIRSGRIPERGYLLTGPTRSGKSYIVEALCGEINKRLRELGRTKEFKFQKIPPFFFAKAGVDYLLAWAKSQAPIILWIDEIDLLDLQRVGDKKTLMSFLTGMGNSFDNDPNRLVIIIGCTNRPENMDFALKQYGRFGKEIRFEYPSAEYRRQFIIQQLLNIGLNPELFDIEGLTCKTEGLHFEAIKAFIKGASVKAWMHNKAVSQDLLDEVFDTEIRHILPVERKTLSETERELLATYFAGRALAHMLLETRGKIDSVTIRPIQVKLEETHVAEHIWDKEKQAKDMSNDDKIVYGQIFIKFDHDTASINTYEETMNEIQILLAGFAAEEVLYGACTYSCHKEDGDKAYKTAETIAFEGIDRKRLPNKTFSKLSEKAYGIKKECYEKIRKLLQKYKPALEQIKQALVKKYTLRDVEILRIVEEYVTNLDDETIIEEDDQESTPVSPE